The following are encoded in a window of Caldisericota bacterium genomic DNA:
- a CDS encoding GNAT family N-acetyltransferase, whose translation MIEFIRMSKGKFNTYFKEASKKYAEEKVNSGNWSPEKAEELAKQTMKKLLPEGINTKTHHLYSIYDKESNKRIGIIWFKINENGLSSQQMFLYDILINEKYRGKGFGTQTMEKLEEKAKELKCNKISLHVFAHNNPAISLYKKIGYKITNLMMSKEI comes from the coding sequence ATGATTGAATTTATTCGAATGTCGAAGGGAAAATTTAATACTTATTTTAAAGAAGCTAGTAAAAAATATGCTGAGGAAAAAGTCAATTCTGGTAATTGGTCTCCAGAAAAGGCTGAAGAATTAGCAAAACAAACTATGAAAAAATTACTTCCAGAAGGTATAAATACTAAAACACATCATTTATATTCTATATATGACAAGGAATCTAATAAAAGAATAGGAATAATTTGGTTTAAAATAAATGAAAATGGTTTATCAAGCCAACAAATGTTTTTATATGATATATTAATTAATGAGAAATATAGAGGAAAAGGGTTTGGCACACAGACAATGGAAAAGCTGGAAGAAAAAGCAAAAGAACTAAAATGTAATAAAATTTCACTTCATGTATTTGCCCATAATAATCCAGCCATATCTTTGTACAAAAAAATAGGATATAAAATAACAAATTTAATGATGTCAAAAGAGATTTAG
- a CDS encoding helix-turn-helix transcriptional regulator: protein MALKTRIKEFRAKLDLTQEDLANLVGVRRETIIHLEKGKYNPSLRLACDIAKALNTAIDELFIFSDD, encoded by the coding sequence ATGGCTTTAAAAACAAGAATAAAAGAATTTAGGGCGAAATTAGACTTAACTCAAGAAGACCTTGCAAATTTAGTTGGAGTCAGAAGAGAAACTATTATACACCTTGAAAAAGGGAAATATAATCCTTCACTGAGGCTTGCCTGTGATATAGCTAAGGCGTTAAACACTGCTATTGACGAGCTTTTTATTTTCTCAGATGATTAA